The Rattus norvegicus strain BN/NHsdMcwi chromosome 2, GRCr8, whole genome shotgun sequence nucleotide sequence TTTATCATCTACTGTGTGCGTGAACTATCAACATGGCCCCTGCCCTCTTCAAAATTACAATGGGAAGGCAGAATAGATTAAGTAttaatacataaacatataagCATACAGGTGTACGGATTTTGAGTAGTGTagaaaagaaagagatcaggTGGTTGGGGAAATAAACAGTAGGGAGTATTCCAACTCCCATTCCAATGGAGTAACAAGCCAGAAGGCCAAGAAATAAGTGTGAAGACTCTAAGGCTGTGCACTTGGCTTGGCTAAATAAAGGTAGTGAGAAAAGACTAGGCTGTAGGGGTAGGCCCACCTCTATCCAGACTACTAATCTCGAATAAGGCTTTATTATGTATTCCTTGTAAGGTATTTTATTCTACACACATTTTCAATTTATAttatacacactaaataaatattttgtattttgtttacttttactGTGTGACTTGCAAACATACAAGGCCCAAAGATTATGAAATGCAGAGTTACGTTTCGCCTGGCCTTTTAGCCAGTTTTCCTCTTGAGTCCACATTGCAAGCACAGGCAGGAATGAGACCCCGAAGTGAGACGCCGGAGTGAGGTGCAGTTTGAAGACCCGCAAGTGGCCCAGTGAAATGGCACAGCAGCACCAGGTTCCGACTTGGTTCACCCTTCCAATCTCCATAGTTCGGGGATCATTAAGAACCCCTTTCCCTGCTCTCAAGATCATTCCCATGCTGTGTTCTGAGCTGCGACCGCGCCCTGTAGCTGGCCCCTAGGGCGGTCGCCCGCGCTCCTACATTCCAGTACTCCGGTCTGGACACCCAGCTCAGGTGTGCGCGTCCAGTTTGCAAACACTTGGAGCGCTCTCAGGGCAGGCGTAGGCGGGAACTGCAGGGCGCCTCAGTGCGAGCTTCCCCGGCGTGCTGAGGCGGGGCCAAGAGGGGCGGGGCGTAGCGCGGGGGCGGGGCTGGCGCCGCGGGCCTCTGCGAAGTTGGGTTGTGCGCTTGCCTCCGAGTTTTGGTGAGGACTCAGGCCACCCACGGGGACTGGGAGCACTCTTTGGTCCGTGCTCTGGACGCCAGGAAGGGTGAGCGCGCTGGAGACCGCGCACCGGGGGCAGGCTGTACTAGCGCGGGGCGGGCGGCTAGATGGAGACGCGGGGGAGTGTCCCGCGGCAAGCTGTCCCAGCCAGCTGAACTCTTTCCAAGTGTCCTGCAGTGGCGGCGAGCTCTCTAGGTGCCAACCGGCTTGGGGCGCGGGAAGGACTCAGAAGAGACCAGATTCATCTAATCGGTTGCGGCTCGGATCTCAATCCTCGGTCGCGCAGCGTGGCGGGAGGCGCTGTGCCCGAGAAAGGGCGGGTAAGTGAGGCGCTGCCGAGTCCGGCGCGACACCCGTGTGACCGCCGGACTGGACCCCGGCTAGGCTCCCAGACAATACTAGTTGTCCGGAGGCAAAGTTCCTTCCTCTTAGACAACCTGAGAAGCTTTCCTCCTCTTGGGGCCGGCCCAAAGGCCCCGCTATGGACGGCGAAAGCGAGGTGGATTTTTCCAGCAACGGCGTCACCCCTTTGTGGCGGAGACGGTCTACCCCTCCGCTCCAGTTGCTCGGCCGGAGCAAGCCGCGGCCACAGTCGTACCAGAGCCCCAGCGGGCTGCTGATCACTGACTTCCCGGTGGAGGAGCTAGCTGCTCTGCCCGCGCCACAGACTCCGGTCCCTGTACCCGCCGGCCCAGAGGGCAGGACAGTGTCCAGGAGCCCCCAGCTTCTGTGCGCACATCGGAGGCCGGTGACCAATGGTCGCACGGTGTCCCCGGACTACAGAGCTGCTTCTCCTCGACTTCGACGACCCAAGTCACCCCTGGTTTCCTACGCGGCGTCTGGAGGCTCCCCGAAGTCCGCTGTTAATGGCACGGTGTCCTCGCCCGCGGCGCTGTTGTCGCGCGCCTCGCGGACTCCGGACATCCCAGCCTCTAGCGCCCCGGGTGAGGACCGCACCAGGGTGACTGCCAGTAAGGTATCTTCACCCACTGCGAATGGCCTTGCCCCGAAAACCGACTCATCTGGCCCAGTATCACAAACTGGTCAGTCTGCTGGGGACTTGGAGCCGTCCCCCTCGAGACTCTCTCCTGCCCCCCAGCACAGGTCTTCAGAACAAAAACTGCCCCTCCAAAGGCTGCCCTCCCAAGGGAATGAGCTACCGAACCCTTCCGTGATTTTGAGTACCAACAGCCCGGCGGCCCTCAAGATGGGAAAGCAGCAGATTATCCCCAAAAGCCTTGCCTCCGAAATTAAACTGAGTAAATCCAACAGTCAGAATGTAGAGCCCCACAGGAGGCTTCTCAAGGTGCGCAGCATGGTGGAGGGACTGGGAGCACCCCTGGGCCCCGAAGGGGAGGAAAGCGAAGCCGACAACGACATAGACAGCCCGGGCTCCCTTCGGCGAGGCTTGCGGTCCACATCTTACCGAAGGGCAGTGGTCAGCGGTTTTGATTTTGACAGTCCCACCAGCTCAAAGAAGAAGAACAGAATGTCCCAGCCTGTCCTGAAGGCGGTAATGGAAGACAAGGAGAAGTTCTCTAGCTTGGGAAGGATAAAGGTAAGACTGGGCTGGCTCACGTGCCATTCATTAAATCCAATGTGAACGTGTTGGGGAAATTTTTTGAATGCCCATAGCACATGAAATCATGGAACAGTGCATTGCCTTGTTTTTTTCA carries:
- the Arhgef26 gene encoding rho guanine nucleotide exchange factor 26 isoform X1; translated protein: MDGESEVDFSSNGVTPLWRRRSTPPLQLLGRSKPRPQSYQSPSGLLITDFPVEELAALPAPQTPVPVPAGPEGRTVSRSPQLLCAHRRPVTNGRTVSPDYRAASPRLRRPKSPLVSYAASGGSPKSAVNGTVSSPAALLSRASRTPDIPASSAPGEDRTRVTASKVSSPTANGLAPKTDSSGPVSQTGQSAGDLEPSPSRLSPAPQHRSSEQKLPLQRLPSQGNELPNPSVILSTNSPAALKMGKQQIIPKSLASEIKLSKSNSQNVEPHRRLLKVRSMVEGLGAPLGPEGEESEADNDIDSPGSLRRGLRSTSYRRAVVSGFDFDSPTSSKKKNRMSQPVLKAVMEDKEKFSSLGRIKKKMLKGQGTFDGEENAVLYQNYKEKALDIDSDEEPEPKEQKPEEKIVIHHKPLRSTWSQLSAVKRNGLSQTVSQEERKRQEAIFEVISSEHSYLLSLEILIRMFKDSKELTDTMTKTERHHLFSNITDVWEASKNCDFCYLK